The Euphorbia lathyris chromosome 8, ddEupLath1.1, whole genome shotgun sequence genome has a window encoding:
- the LOC136203963 gene encoding protein LIKE COV 3-like, with the protein MATKDKDKPGDLELLIPAAEVSELAKSKRSMPSSPASSTPHHHRSSGVEALSKVVRSYATKKFMTGCVILLPIAVTFYITWGFIRFVDGFFSPVYEHLGINIFGLGFVTSITFIFLVGIFMSSWLGASVLTIGELIIKKMPLVSYIYSASKQISAAISPDESSNAFKEVAIIRHPRIGEYALGFITSTVILQRSIGDEELCCVYVPTNHLYVGDIFLISAKDIMRPNLSVREGIEIIISGGVSVPQIMTITEPPQANPLPRHRRSPSLG; encoded by the exons ATGGCAACAAAAGATAAGGATAAGCCAGGAGACTTAGAACTGCTGATTCCAGCTGCTGAAGTTTCTGAACTTGCTAAGTCCAAAAGGTCTATGCCTTCATCTCCGGCCAGCTCCACTCCTCATCACCACCGTTCTTCAGGCGTCGAG GCATTATCCAAAGTAGTACGTAGCTATGCCACAAAAAAGTTTATGACTGGATG TGTCATTCTTCTCCCGATAGCTGTGACTTTCTACATCACTTGGGGTTTTATTCGTTTTGTTGATGGTTTTTTCTCTCCGGTCTACGAGCATTTGGGGATCAATATCTTCG GTCTTGGGTTCGTTACATCGATCACATTCATATTCCTAGTTGGGATATTTATGTCGTCATGGTTAGGAGCATCTGTTCTTACAATTGGGGAATTGATCATTAAAAAAATGCCACTTGTAAGCTATATTTATTCTGCCTCTAAGCAAATTAGTGCTGCAATTTCACCAG ATGAAAGTAGTAATGCATTCAAGGAAGTGGCAATCATAAGGCACCCTCGAATTGGGGAATACGCTTTGGGATTTATAACTTCGACGGTCATTCTCCAACGGAGTATTGGTGACGAAGAACTTTGTTGCGTTTATGTCCCGACCAACCACTTATATGTTGGTGATATCTTTCTCATAAGTGCAAAGGACATTATGAGGCCTAATTTGTCTGTTCGTGAAGGGATTG AAATCATAATCTCCGGCGGAGTATCTGTACCGCAAATAATGACTATAACGGAACCACCACAAGCCAATCCGCTACCAAGACACCGCAGGTCCCCGTCATTAGGTTAA